A part of Saimiri boliviensis isolate mSaiBol1 chromosome 11, mSaiBol1.pri, whole genome shotgun sequence genomic DNA contains:
- the LOC120366059 gene encoding exonuclease GOR-like has product MLRATAPCWFPPGHPEGQTVTQESAASAPGLLLPSHQLAQNFGLWVPQMYHQASAFAVLQTEPQGPAMSPAWPQMSKEACYLPEQRGSACCLLAAPRLTERLSSVRVSAPRERKRMTHFPSPCLATGPTDAKRTPAAPSRSQRPKGSKVGRKSPKTHNGTGMASKTSTTVTPKPIVHLPSLQSSKKPIILQQSGCQVPTVIRRGFRQLFTKECLEFCASKQEAEEKALNEEKVAYDCSQSLDIYLNLALDTLKRLRGLTPSSMPGLSRTALYSRLEEFLLTQDQLKENGYPFPHPSRPGGAVLFTGQGKEPGDSDSSCRVCCRCGTEYLVSSSGRCVRDQVCSYHWGRLRWSQVAGGWGPQYTCCAAAPGSVGCQVAKQHVRDGRKESLHGFVKTFQKELSRDAYPGIYALDCEMCYTTHGLELTRVTVADADMRVVYDTFVKPKHEIVDYNTRFSGVTAADVAKTRITLPQVQAVLLSLFSAQTILIGHSLESDLLALKLIHSTVVDTAVLFPHYLGFPYKRSLRKLTADYLGRVIQDGQDGHSSSEDANACLQLVMWKVRERAQTQPCHAAASPAAPACP; this is encoded by the coding sequence ATGTTGAGAGCCACAGCGCCCTGCTGGTTCCCACCTGGACATCCAGAAGGTCAGACGGTGACCCAGGAGTCGGCCGCCAGTGCCCCTGGGCTCCTACTGCCTTCTCATCAGCTGGCCCAGAACTTCGGGCTCTGGGTGCCCCAGATGTACCACCAGGCCTCAGCATTTGCAGTGCTCCAGACGGAGCCCCAGGGTCCAGCGATGTCCCCGGCATGGCCCCAGATGTCAAAGGAGGCTTGCTACTTGCCTGAGCAGAGGGGATCGGCCTGCTGTTTGCTGGCTGCCCCAAGGCTGACAGAGAGGCTCTCCTCAGTCCGCGTCTCAGCCcccagggagaggaagaggatgaCCCACTTTCCCAGCCCTTGCTTGGCCACAGGTCCCACAGACGCCAAGAGGACCCCGGCGGCCCCCAGCCGCAGCCAACGTCCCAAAGGCTCCAAGGTCGGCAGAAAGTCACCGAAGACGCACAACGGAACAGGGATGGCATCCAAGACCAGCACCACTGTCACCCCTAAGCCAATCGTCCATCTTCCGTCCTTACAGAGTTCAAAGAAACCCATTATCCTCCAACAGTCTGGGTGCCAAGTCCCCACCGTCATCCGCCGGGGCTTTCGCCAACTGTTCACCAAAGAGTGTCTCGAGTTCTGCGCCTCCAAGCAGGAGGCCGAGGAGAAGGCTCTGAACGAGGAGAAGGTGGCCTACGACTGCAGCCAAAGCCTGGACATCTACCTGAATTTGGCCTTGGACacgctcaagaggctgaggggcCTAACGCCCAGCTCCATGCCCGGCCTCAGCAGGACCGCCCTGTACAGCCGCCTGGAGGAGTTTCTGCTCACCCAGGACCAGCTCAAGGAGAACGGCTACCCCTTCCCGCACCCCTCGCGGCCCGGAGGCGCGGTCCTCTTCACTGGCCAGGGGAAGGAACCCGGCGACAGCGACTCCTCCTGCAGGGTCTGCTGCCGTTGTGGCACCGAGTACCTGGTGTCCTCCTCCGGCCGCTGTGTACGCGACCAGGTGTGTTCTTACCACTGGGGGCGGCTCCGCTGGAGCCAAGTGGCCGGAGGCTGGGGTCCCCAGTACACCTGCTGCGCAGCGGCCCCGGGCTCGGTGGGCTGCCAGGTGGCCAAGCAGCACGTGCGGGACGGTCGCAAGGAGAGCCTCCACGGCTTCGTGAAGACCTTCCAGAAAGAGCTTTCCAGAGACGCTTATCCAGGCATCTACGCCCTGGACTGTGAGATGTGCTACACCACGCACGGCCTCGAGCTGACCCGCGTCACCGTGGCAGATGCCGACATGCGAGTGGTATACGACACCTTCGTCAAGCCCAAGCACGAGATCGTGGACTACAACACCAGGTTCTCAGGGGTGACCGCGGCCGACGTGGCCAAGACCAGAATCACGTTGCCGCAAGTCCAGGCCGTCCTGCTGAGCTTGTTCAGCGCCCAAACCATCCTCATCGGGCACAGCCTGGAGAGCGACCTGCTGGCCTTGAAGCTGATCCATAGCACCGTGGTGGACACCGCCGTGCTCTTTCCGCACTACCTGGGCTTCCCCTACAAGCGCTCCCTGCGGAAGCTCACTGCCGACTACCTGGGACGGGTCATCCAGGACGGCCAGGACGGGCACAGCTCCAGCGAGGACGCCAACGCCTGCCTGCAGCTGGTGATGTGGAAGGTCCGAGAGCGCGCCCAGACCCAGCCGTGCCACGCAGCCGCCTCTCCCGCCGCCCCCGCCTGTCCTTAG